In a genomic window of Piliocolobus tephrosceles isolate RC106 chromosome 1, ASM277652v3, whole genome shotgun sequence:
- the LOC111543919 gene encoding olfactory receptor 10K2, with product MEWVNETVVREFIFLSFSSLARLPQLLFVIFLLLYLFTLGINTIIISTIVLDRALHIPMYFFLAILSCSEICYTFVIVPKMLVDLLAQRKTISFLGCAIQMFSFLFLGCSHSFLLAVMGYDRYVAICNPLRYSVLMGHGMCMGLVAAACACGFTVAQIITSLVFHLPFYSSNQLHHFFCDISPVLKLASHHNHFSQIVIFMLCTLVLAIPLLLILVSYVHIISAILQFPSTLGRYKAYSTCVSHLIIVTVHYGCASFIYLRPQSNYSSSQDALISVSYTIITPLFNPMIYSLRNEEFKSALCRIVRTISLS from the coding sequence ATGGAGTGGGTCAATGAGACTGTGGTGAGAGAGTTCATCTTCCTCAGCTTCTCATCCCTGGCCAGGCTGCCGCAGCTGCTTTTTGTTATCTTCCTGCTCCTCTACCTGTTCACTCTGGGCATCAATACAATCATCATTTCCACCATCGTGCTGGACAGAGCCCTTCATATCCCCATGTACTTCTTCCTTGCCATCCTCTCCTGCTCTGAGATTTGCTACACCTTCGTCATTGTACCCAAGATGCTGGTTGACCTGCTGGCCCAGAGGAAGACCATTTCTTTCCTGGGCTGTGCCatccaaatgttttctttcctcttccttggcTGCTCTCACTCCTTCCTGCTGGCAGTCATGGGTTATGATCGTTATGTGGCCATCTGTAACCCACTGCGCTACTCAGTGCTCATGGGACATGGGATGTGTATGGGACTAGTGGCTGCTGCCTGTGCCTGTGGCTTCACTGTTGCACAGATCATCACATCGTTGGTATTTCACCTGCCCTTTTATTCCTCCAATCAACTACATCACTTCTTCTGTGACATCTCTCCTGTCCTCAAGCTGGCATCTCACCATAACCACTTTAGTCAGATTGTCATCTTCATGCTGTGTACATTGGTCCTGGCTATCCCCTTATTATTGATCTTGGTGTCCTATGTTCACATCATCTCTGCCATACTTCAGTTTCCTTCCACATTGGGTAGGTACAAAGCTTATTCCACCTGTGTATCTCACCTCATTATTGTCACTGTCCACTATGGCTGTGCCTCCTTTATCTACTTAAGGCCTCAGTCCAACTACTCCTCAAGCCAGGATGCTCTAATATCAGTATCCTACACTATTATAACTCCATTGTTCAACCCAATGATTTATAGCTTGAGAAATGAAGAGTTCAAATCAGCTCTTTGTAGAATTGTGAGAACAATTTCCCTGTCATAA
- the LOC111543968 gene encoding LOW QUALITY PROTEIN: olfactory receptor 10T2 (The sequence of the model RefSeq protein was modified relative to this genomic sequence to represent the inferred CDS: inserted 1 base in 1 codon) — MQGFNKTTVVTQFILVGFPSRGELQLLLFVIFFLLYLTILVANVTIMAIIRFSWTLHTPMYDFLLILSFSESCYTFVIIPQLLVHLLSDTKTITFMACANQLFFFLAFACTNCFLIAVMGYDRYVAICHPLRYMLIMNRRLGLGLXSLSGATSFFFALVTTNLICDMPFCDPNRVNHYFCDMAPVIKLACTDTHVKELALFSLSILVIMVLFLLILISYGFIVNTILKIPSAEGKKKAFATCASHLTVVFVHCGCASIIYLPPKSKSASDKDQLVAVTYTVVTPLLSPLVYSLRNKEVKTALKRVLGMPVATKMS, encoded by the exons ATGCAAGGTTTCAACAAAACCACTGTGGTTACACAGTTCATCCTGGTGGGTTTCCCCAGCCGGGGGGAGCTCCAGCTGCtgctttttgtcatattttttctcCTATACTTGACAATCTTGGTGGCCAATGTGACCATCATGGCCATTATTCGCTTCAGCTGGACTCTCCACACTCCCATGTATGACTTTCTActcatcctttcattttctgaGTCCTGCTACACTTTTGTCATCATCCCTCAGTTGCTGGTCCACCTGCTCTCAGACACCAAGACCATCACCTTCATGGCCTGTGCCAACCAGctcttcttctttcttgcctttgcTTGCACCAACTGCTTCCTCATTGCCGTGATGGGATATGATCGCTATGTAGCCATTTGTCACCCTCTGAGGTACATGCTTATCATGAACAGAAGGCTGGGGTTGGGGT ATTCTCTCTCAGGAGCCACaagtttcttttttgctttggTGACCACCAACCTCATTTGTGACATGCCTTTTTGTGACCCCAACAGGGTTAACCACTATTTCTGTGACATGGCACCTGTTATCAAGTTAGCCTGCACTGACACCCATGTGAAAGAGCTGGCTTTATTTAGCCTCAGCATCCTGGTAATTATGGTGCTTTTTCTGTTAATTCTCATATCCTATGGCTTCATAGTTAACACCATCCTGAAGATCCCTTCAGCTGAGGGCAAGAAGAAGGCCTTTGCCACCTGTGCCTCACACCTCACTGTGGTCTTTGTCCACTGTGGCTGTGCCTCTATCATCTATCTGCCGCCCAAGTCCAAGTCTGCCTCAGACAAGGATCAGTTGGTGGCAGTGACCTACACAGTGGTTACTCCCTTACTTAGTCCTCTTGTCTACAGTCTGAGGAACAAGGAGGTAAAAACTGCATTGAAAAGAGTTCTTGGAATGCCTGTGGCAACCAAGATGagctaa